A single Mesomycoplasma ovipneumoniae DNA region contains:
- a CDS encoding HinT-interacting membrane complex protein P80: MKKQNIFQKIANLNSDSRKKPQEKAPAKAKKVWIPITLTAGFLTVIGLGVGIPLSYSSGSKTNLEIRDPKSDIVILKSPIADKNIKVEELLSVFKSDNSKQRDDLREAQKYLIEFLYNQEYEASKVFQAAWENTNTDKTQGNSRRFTLQSFEEIRQSQRNFLNDERSRYQTTFGFNNWETEFNKYLNSDPRFNNAVNINQAVEALSINAAQNVAFARFKLGINKNFTKSDIEDRILKDDIKDEKGQVVYKKGEKLFANLIEIGKNGFGPNIVSPNPTSASNDPKISAFITNSFIKEYVNPTKIINEIYFDPKAPLAGNFNFFEISQISINAKPNTKDAKSPWTVDKKTLQELLTYKVLKTSSESSLAEQVSNNLELIENFKGGNSTDPTQNNQDKILLSTLDYENNKKSAEILGQLPIASLSQTLTNNEAGYIFAFLENSTSGGPKQKLFSKTLMEKLKDLLFKNAQSLLVDPSELNSKPISEIRSLNQRLHSYIQGLSDNELAQAGKAFLETFGADENDNRTHLVYNLGDNLKLVLDSKGMKVLSLNKISSLEEFNKIISHQLQLSANNQVDSKQNSTINMSQLFADISNNNFIQSLLVRDANYQKQLLESKKTTVEQEKTNFLNSVLQSSENFLNFYVLSQVLNINQKLQDYISNATLNDLSADFWYNNQKERWELKADPSKELRQAIIDKLESLFRFNH, from the coding sequence ATGAAAAAGCAAAATATATTTCAAAAGATTGCCAATTTGAATTCAGATTCAAGAAAAAAACCACAAGAAAAAGCGCCAGCTAAGGCTAAAAAAGTTTGAATTCCAATTACTTTGACTGCCGGTTTTTTAACTGTAATTGGCCTTGGGGTTGGAATTCCTTTGTCTTATTCAAGTGGTTCTAAAACTAATCTAGAAATCCGCGATCCTAAATCCGATATAGTAATTCTTAAGTCCCCTATTGCAGACAAAAATATCAAAGTTGAAGAATTATTGAGTGTTTTTAAATCTGACAATTCAAAACAGCGCGATGATCTCCGTGAAGCTCAAAAATATTTAATTGAATTTTTATATAATCAAGAATATGAAGCATCCAAAGTTTTTCAAGCAGCCTGGGAAAACACAAACACTGACAAAACTCAAGGAAATTCCCGCCGCTTTACATTGCAATCCTTTGAAGAAATACGTCAATCCCAACGAAATTTTCTTAATGATGAGCGTAGTAGATACCAAACCACTTTTGGCTTTAATAATTGAGAAACTGAATTCAATAAGTATTTAAATTCAGATCCACGTTTTAATAATGCCGTTAATATTAATCAAGCAGTTGAAGCCCTTTCAATTAATGCAGCACAAAATGTCGCTTTTGCCCGTTTTAAATTGGGAATTAATAAAAATTTTACTAAAAGTGATATCGAAGATCGAATTTTAAAAGATGATATTAAGGACGAAAAAGGACAAGTAGTTTATAAAAAAGGCGAAAAATTATTTGCTAACTTAATTGAGATTGGCAAAAACGGCTTTGGGCCAAATATTGTTAGTCCAAATCCGACCTCAGCATCAAATGATCCTAAAATTTCTGCTTTTATTACTAACTCTTTTATTAAAGAATATGTAAATCCGACTAAAATAATTAACGAAATTTATTTTGATCCAAAAGCACCTTTGGCCGGAAATTTCAACTTTTTTGAAATTTCACAAATTTCAATTAATGCAAAACCAAATACAAAAGATGCAAAATCTCCGTGAACTGTTGATAAAAAAACTCTCCAAGAACTTTTAACTTATAAAGTTTTAAAAACAAGTTCTGAATCATCACTTGCTGAGCAAGTTAGCAATAATTTGGAATTAATTGAAAATTTTAAAGGTGGAAATTCTACTGATCCAACTCAAAATAATCAAGATAAAATTCTACTTTCTACTCTGGATTATGAAAATAACAAAAAAAGTGCTGAAATTTTAGGACAACTTCCGATTGCTTCACTTAGCCAAACTCTAACAAATAATGAAGCTGGTTATATTTTTGCTTTTTTAGAAAATTCAACCTCAGGCGGACCAAAACAAAAACTTTTTAGCAAAACTTTAATGGAAAAACTTAAAGATTTGCTCTTTAAAAATGCCCAAAGTTTGCTTGTTGATCCATCTGAGCTAAATTCTAAGCCAATTAGTGAAATTAGAAGTTTAAATCAACGTCTTCATTCATACATTCAAGGGCTTTCTGATAATGAACTGGCTCAGGCAGGAAAGGCATTTTTAGAAACTTTTGGTGCAGATGAAAATGATAATCGTACTCATTTAGTTTATAATTTAGGTGATAATTTGAAATTAGTGCTTGATTCAAAAGGGATGAAAGTTTTGAGTTTAAATAAAATTAGCAGTCTTGAAGAATTTAACAAAATAATTTCGCACCAATTGCAATTAAGTGCTAATAATCAAGTTGACTCAAAACAAAATTCAACAATAAACATGAGCCAACTTTTTGCCGATATTTCGAATAATAATTTTATTCAGTCGCTGTTAGTTCGTGATGCAAATTATCAAAAACAACTTTTAGAGTCAAAAAAAACAACAGTTGAGCAAGAAAAAACCAACTTTTTAAATTCAGTTTTACAATCGTCAGAAAATTTTTTGAATTTTTACGTTCTTTCTCAAGTTTTAAATATTAACCAAAAGTTACAAGATTATATTTCCAATGCAACTTTAAACGATTTAAGCGCAGATTTTTGATATAATAATCAAAAAGAACGTTGAGAATTGAAAGCCGATCCATCAAAAGAGTTGCGCCAGGCGATAATTGACAAACTTGAAAGTCTTTTTCGATTTAATCACTAG
- a CDS encoding HAD-IIB family hydrolase encodes MFYKIAFIDLDGTLLDIGKGKNAQISDTNLHSVRKLSKECKIVISTGRKFSIDIINIGKKISANFYVCQNGAEIYDQNLNLIFESSINQKIVEQILAFAKKWNVSISFDSKVIFSPSKSFLHFLSKFFSNFEVKNINKVDLPKSVKKILIISPNIFKISKFRTLLEEFFSEKIQVYTIEKGFVIEITDFNASKGQAAVFISKVTNISLNYSFHIGDSENDISAKNVVNTLILMKNSPRKLKKHAHIIGYKRKFGVAKALENFIFKPKSIAIVGFYASGKTTFLKEVEKFGYSVLYTDEFYFKCFLENNPCFEIIKKFKPDFIHDNILDKNKLRDFMVESQQNRDFIEQKIYPILEEHLKTNYYHFVEIPNLWTKNADFQAFFWKTVWISASRKQLLLNIKSKKVKKEVWEKNQALNGNKIKFYNVKISNSRWKRPSFFPKFFTKIFK; translated from the coding sequence ATGTTCTATAAAATTGCTTTTATCGATCTTGATGGTACCCTTTTAGACATTGGAAAGGGCAAAAATGCCCAAATTTCAGATACAAATTTGCATTCAGTAAGAAAATTATCTAAGGAATGTAAAATTGTAATTTCAACAGGAAGAAAATTTTCAATTGATATTATTAATATTGGCAAAAAAATTTCTGCAAATTTTTATGTCTGTCAAAATGGCGCTGAAATTTATGACCAAAATTTAAATTTAATCTTTGAATCCTCCATTAATCAAAAAATTGTAGAACAAATTCTCGCTTTTGCAAAAAAATGAAATGTTTCAATTTCATTTGATTCAAAAGTTATTTTTTCGCCTTCAAAAAGTTTTTTGCATTTTCTTTCAAAATTTTTTTCAAATTTTGAAGTAAAAAACATTAATAAAGTTGACTTACCAAAAAGTGTCAAAAAAATTTTGATTATTTCACCTAATATTTTTAAAATAAGTAAATTTAGAACATTACTTGAAGAATTTTTTTCTGAAAAAATCCAAGTTTATACTATTGAAAAGGGATTTGTTATTGAAATTACCGATTTTAATGCCTCAAAAGGTCAAGCCGCCGTTTTTATCTCAAAAGTTACTAATATCTCGCTAAATTATTCATTTCATATTGGTGATTCTGAAAACGACATTTCAGCAAAAAATGTTGTCAACACCTTAATTTTGATGAAAAATTCACCCAGAAAACTAAAAAAACACGCTCATATTATCGGCTATAAAAGGAAATTCGGGGTAGCAAAAGCGCTTGAAAATTTCATTTTCAAGCCAAAATCTATTGCCATAGTTGGGTTTTATGCAAGTGGAAAAACAACTTTTTTGAAGGAAGTTGAAAAATTTGGATATTCTGTTTTGTATACAGATGAATTTTATTTTAAGTGTTTTTTAGAAAATAACCCTTGTTTTGAAATAATTAAAAAGTTTAAACCTGATTTTATTCATGACAACATCCTAGATAAAAATAAACTTCGTGATTTTATGGTTGAAAGTCAGCAAAATCGTGACTTTATTGAACAGAAAATCTATCCAATTTTAGAAGAACATTTAAAAACCAATTATTACCATTTTGTCGAAATACCTAATTTATGGACAAAAAATGCCGATTTTCAGGCGTTTTTTTGAAAAACTGTCTGAATTAGCGCTTCGAGGAAACAACTACTTTTAAACATTAAATCCAAAAAGGTCAAAAAAGAAGTTTGAGAAAAAAACCAGGCATTAAATGGCAATAAAATAAAATTTTATAATGTCAAAATCTCAAATTCAAGGTGAAAAAGGCCATCATTTTTCCCAAAATTTTTCACAAAAATTTTTAAATAG
- a CDS encoding DnaD domain protein: MHSCYVISNSDIDQNDLNNLLYFYFPVVKFQGYLLFQYFLTIKNANEPINFDFLDKIYSISLDNFNKTREILECLNLIQTFYDSQKEKYLIEIKKPLNSEQIDKNPYLKPLITEKITDKRYLSLISKFKNNFEEFDTRQIKTDNFHNLSKKFYEIFGQNNQNISTIFNCVKNTDNNEAKKELNFEKYHLFLTGYSMKPRLRNSLLKYVEEKSFSNWAINNVIEYCFKVGNQVKFNYIKKILDSLWDDQIISGADVELELEEIFRTKIKNKNKSESAKTKKITNIESSPKKISKPKSSKKSKVETSEMINAISWFIDENEIN, encoded by the coding sequence ATGCATTCCTGTTATGTAATTTCAAATTCTGATATTGATCAAAATGATTTAAATAATTTGTTATATTTTTATTTTCCTGTTGTTAAATTTCAAGGTTATCTTTTGTTCCAATATTTTTTAACTATCAAAAACGCAAACGAGCCAATTAACTTTGATTTTTTGGACAAAATTTACAGCATTAGTCTTGATAATTTTAATAAAACTCGTGAAATTTTGGAATGTTTAAATTTAATTCAAACCTTTTATGATTCCCAAAAGGAAAAATATTTAATTGAAATAAAAAAACCTTTAAATTCAGAGCAAATTGACAAAAATCCTTATTTAAAACCACTAATCACTGAAAAAATTACTGATAAAAGATACTTAAGCCTGATATCAAAATTTAAAAATAATTTCGAAGAATTTGACACTAGGCAAATTAAGACTGACAATTTCCATAATCTTTCAAAAAAATTTTATGAAATTTTTGGACAGAATAACCAAAACATTTCAACTATTTTTAATTGTGTTAAAAATACTGACAACAATGAAGCAAAAAAAGAACTAAACTTTGAAAAATACCACTTGTTTTTAACTGGATATTCAATGAAACCTCGACTTCGAAATTCATTATTAAAATATGTCGAAGAAAAAAGTTTTTCTAATTGAGCGATTAATAATGTTATTGAATATTGTTTTAAAGTTGGTAATCAAGTAAAATTTAACTATATTAAAAAGATTCTTGATAGTTTGTGAGATGATCAAATTATTAGTGGCGCAGATGTTGAACTTGAACTTGAAGAGATTTTTAGAACAAAAATAAAAAATAAAAATAAATCTGAAAGTGCAAAAACTAAAAAAATAACTAACATTGAATCAAGTCCTAAAAAAATCTCTAAGCCAAAAAGTTCTAAAAAATCAAAAGTTGAAACATCTGAAATGATAAATGCAATTTCCTGATTTATTGATGAAAATGAAATTAATTAA
- the pepF gene encoding oligoendopeptidase F, with protein sequence MQFKKYSEIPEKHRFDLEVLLEGKTIEENFAEIVQISQKLIQMKDQQFDNVENFLHFKKLEEDFGIKYNKIYNYISNNISTNVVSPVFSQLNEKFSFLMSEFESKLGSLDVIFYKNEEKIRSWINDERVKPYLKDLNYRLDNKKHKLDDQVEEYLTKTSFGEFSVYKIFSILSNSETKFADIIDEKGDKLPLNSTNYFNYLKTGSPHVRQLAYQNYYSAYLEHKNTFANLFYQHIKSASVDAKTRNYPSLIQACLSSDRFLEDNLQNLFSNVAAAFPIFDKFFHAQKQFYKAKFGTKMNHWDRLVPLVEIKDNYSVEDAQEIVLKSIEPMGEEYVEIVKKSFSDRWIDYHYVPSKRSGAYSIGGSYGLEKKYILMNFDFTINSVHTLAHELGHSLHSYYSDLHQDYHNSSYPIFLAEIASIFNELMVDDYLLKNQDDDKLKFDIVFQKISTFISTVQRQVIWADYEATLYKKMDSGELTGSYDDFVKIYEQIIKKYKPNDDEIDEKSFIYSVIVPHYYYGYYVYKYAIGYLAANVFFQKYKKEGKTAIKNYIENFLSKGGSDWPSEILKNAGVDLSDPGMYRQAFSVLESQIDEYIRLGKKIFNIDF encoded by the coding sequence ATGCAATTTAAAAAATACTCAGAAATTCCCGAAAAGCACCGTTTTGATCTAGAAGTCTTACTTGAAGGCAAAACAATTGAGGAGAATTTTGCCGAAATAGTCCAAATTTCGCAAAAATTAATTCAAATGAAGGACCAACAATTTGATAATGTTGAAAATTTTCTTCATTTTAAAAAACTTGAAGAAGACTTTGGAATTAAATATAACAAAATTTATAATTACATTTCAAACAACATAAGCACAAATGTTGTTAGCCCTGTTTTTAGCCAACTTAATGAAAAATTTTCTTTCTTAATGTCAGAATTTGAGTCTAAATTAGGTTCACTTGATGTTATTTTTTACAAAAATGAAGAAAAAATTCGCAGCTGAATAAATGATGAGCGCGTAAAACCTTATTTAAAAGATTTAAATTATCGACTTGATAATAAAAAACACAAACTTGATGATCAAGTTGAGGAATATCTTACAAAAACATCTTTTGGTGAATTTTCAGTTTATAAAATTTTTTCAATTCTTTCAAATTCAGAAACTAAATTTGCTGATATTATTGATGAAAAAGGTGATAAATTACCGCTTAATTCGACAAATTATTTTAATTATTTAAAAACCGGAAGTCCTCATGTTCGTCAATTAGCCTATCAAAATTATTATTCAGCTTATTTGGAACATAAAAATACTTTTGCAAATTTATTTTATCAACATATTAAATCTGCCTCAGTTGATGCAAAGACAAGAAATTATCCTTCATTAATTCAAGCTTGCTTGTCTTCTGATCGGTTTTTAGAAGATAATTTACAAAACTTATTTAGTAATGTCGCCGCTGCATTTCCAATATTTGATAAATTTTTTCATGCCCAAAAACAATTTTATAAAGCAAAATTTGGAACAAAAATGAACCATTGAGACCGTTTAGTTCCACTTGTTGAGATTAAAGATAATTATTCTGTTGAAGATGCCCAAGAAATTGTCCTTAAATCTATAGAACCAATGGGCGAAGAATATGTAGAAATTGTTAAGAAATCCTTTTCAGATCGTTGAATTGACTATCACTACGTGCCTTCTAAGCGTTCTGGAGCATATTCAATTGGTGGATCTTACGGTCTTGAAAAAAAATATATTCTTATGAACTTTGATTTTACAATTAATTCAGTTCATACTTTAGCTCATGAATTAGGACATTCACTTCATTCTTATTATTCTGATTTACACCAAGATTATCACAACAGTTCATACCCAATTTTTCTTGCCGAAATAGCTTCAATCTTTAACGAATTAATGGTTGATGATTATCTTTTGAAAAATCAAGATGATGATAAACTCAAATTCGATATTGTTTTCCAAAAAATTTCAACCTTTATTTCAACAGTTCAACGCCAAGTTATTTGGGCTGATTATGAGGCTACTTTATATAAAAAAATGGACAGTGGTGAGCTAACTGGTTCATATGATGATTTTGTTAAGATTTACGAACAAATAATTAAAAAATACAAACCAAATGATGATGAAATTGACGAAAAATCCTTTATTTATAGCGTAATTGTTCCTCATTATTATTATGGGTATTATGTTTATAAATATGCAATTGGTTATCTTGCTGCTAATGTTTTCTTCCAGAAATACAAAAAAGAAGGAAAAACAGCAATAAAAAATTACATCGAAAATTTCCTTTCAAAAGGCGGATCTGATTGACCAAGCGAAATTCTCAAAAATGCTGGAGTTGATCTTAGCGATCCAGGAATGTACCGTCAAGCCTTTTCAGTTCTTGAAAGTCAAATTGATGAGTATATTCGTCTAGGTAAAAAAATATTTAATATCGATTTTTAG
- a CDS encoding putative immunoglobulin-blocking virulence protein — protein MIFLTKRGKIVLLTATPIIIIPVASALNQYLTALNFPAFENTYSNSSPSTIAKNEIDKDLKFNSPVTNAIFKQKEENKPNQTQKIEDTKQPIIIKNPEKVEQKKPEIAAPQQAPTLKPKFAPQSATSGSNLIVGTELSRLTQLALQRKASGFSAEIKKLESRIANIDAQVKEINRYYDEEYNKNNGDDAPGSRRSWEEGRRLSLYSCEPSIDCPAIRLDQNKAELERLRREAANPKPLTAEEINLIKQGLLPDPNNPYAWGYDDEAKNPTLNRLKAENLSRVFNTPSYYSRVSSSISSLEYTGWTKTDVSNDFANIFTEHGVSGNSIQIYEYTPNEQNEDRANRSPIKAIVLNADDSNAFDKFQKIMNQAIKQDNKIQAVVLKNVGSLNSLQNIDPILKAIPSSVIKLTLFLNNPAATRGLRGLENVKLKELELYSDSNAVSQHWSINPNALKNVDFISFDYQNQFNVTKNSGEKLPSSIIFNTLRFDKGDDVAKINEGLEIVFNSKINQRVFQGNFGGKGGWPTFLDFSDTNIKTLKGIWFDELNRVYNINVENWPEPFAKENFKGNRTLKFKRMIFQPDTVGGSDAYVVNISDFDGAQFSQRLAFGDPPPPPTEIQFKRNGQDIYGIPLYLKGQNLTGDAKSQLESFIRAANANGQRRITQIYVESDGLKSQLGGQIGNVLIQTKIANQNSQQGGDSDEIEV, from the coding sequence ATGATTTTTTTGACCAAAAGAGGCAAAATTGTTCTCTTGACTGCCACGCCTATAATCATTATTCCGGTCGCTAGCGCTCTTAATCAATATTTAACAGCGCTAAATTTTCCGGCTTTTGAAAACACATATTCAAACTCAAGTCCATCAACAATTGCCAAAAACGAAATCGATAAAGATCTAAAATTCAATTCTCCAGTTACAAATGCAATTTTTAAGCAAAAAGAAGAAAATAAACCTAATCAAACTCAGAAAATTGAAGATACAAAACAGCCAATTATAATAAAAAATCCCGAAAAAGTTGAACAAAAAAAGCCAGAAATTGCCGCTCCACAACAAGCTCCAACTTTAAAGCCAAAATTTGCACCTCAAAGCGCAACTTCAGGTTCAAATTTAATAGTTGGTACTGAATTAAGCCGGCTCACCCAACTTGCCTTACAACGAAAAGCATCTGGATTTAGTGCAGAAATTAAAAAACTCGAATCACGTATTGCTAATATCGATGCCCAAGTAAAAGAAATAAATCGCTATTATGACGAAGAATACAATAAAAATAATGGTGATGATGCCCCTGGTTCACGAAGAAGTTGAGAAGAAGGTCGCCGACTTAGTTTGTATTCCTGTGAACCATCAATTGATTGTCCAGCAATTCGGCTTGATCAAAATAAAGCTGAATTAGAGCGTTTAAGACGCGAAGCAGCTAACCCAAAACCCTTAACTGCTGAGGAAATTAATCTTATAAAACAAGGTTTATTACCTGATCCTAACAATCCTTATGCTTGAGGTTATGATGATGAGGCTAAAAATCCAACACTAAATCGGCTAAAAGCTGAAAATCTTAGCCGAGTTTTTAACACTCCAAGTTATTATTCTCGAGTTTCAAGTTCAATTTCGAGCCTTGAATACACTGGTTGGACAAAAACTGATGTTTCAAATGATTTTGCAAACATTTTTACAGAACACGGTGTCTCAGGTAATTCAATCCAAATTTACGAATACACTCCAAATGAACAAAACGAAGACCGTGCTAATCGAAGTCCGATAAAAGCAATTGTTCTAAATGCCGATGATTCTAATGCTTTTGACAAATTTCAAAAAATTATGAACCAAGCAATCAAGCAAGATAATAAAATTCAAGCTGTTGTTCTTAAAAATGTCGGTTCGCTTAATTCATTACAAAATATTGATCCAATTCTAAAAGCAATTCCTTCTTCAGTTATTAAGTTGACTTTATTTTTAAATAATCCAGCGGCAACTCGCGGACTAAGAGGACTTGAAAATGTCAAATTAAAAGAATTAGAACTCTATTCAGATTCAAATGCGGTTTCACAACATTGATCAATTAATCCAAATGCACTGAAAAACGTTGATTTTATTAGTTTTGACTATCAAAATCAGTTTAACGTTACAAAAAATTCGGGCGAAAAACTACCTTCTTCAATAATTTTTAACACACTTCGGTTTGACAAAGGCGATGATGTTGCTAAAATTAACGAAGGTCTTGAAATTGTTTTTAATTCTAAAATTAACCAACGTGTTTTTCAAGGTAATTTTGGCGGCAAAGGTGGTTGACCGACTTTTTTAGATTTTTCTGATACTAATATCAAAACTCTAAAAGGAATTTGGTTTGACGAACTTAACCGTGTTTATAATATAAATGTTGAAAATTGACCCGAACCTTTTGCAAAAGAAAATTTTAAAGGCAATCGAACTCTAAAATTCAAGCGAATGATATTTCAGCCCGACACTGTTGGCGGGTCAGATGCTTATGTTGTTAATATTTCTGATTTTGATGGCGCCCAATTTAGCCAGCGGTTAGCCTTTGGCGATCCACCGCCACCACCAACTGAAATTCAATTTAAGCGAAATGGTCAGGATATTTACGGAATTCCCCTTTATTTAAAAGGTCAAAATTTAACCGGTGATGCAAAAAGCCAACTTGAGTCTTTTATTAGAGCGGCAAATGCTAATGGCCAAAGACGAATTACCCAAATTTATGTCGAAAGTGATGGACTAAAATCCCAACTTGGCGGTCAAATTGGAAATGTTTTAATTCAAACTAAAATTGCTAACCAAAACAGTCAACAAGGAGGAGATAGCGATGAAATTGAGGTCTAA